The following coding sequences lie in one Angustibacter luteus genomic window:
- the ligD gene encoding non-homologous end-joining DNA ligase, with protein MRPMLATPAPSGATPPGGDDWVHEVKWDGMRVLADVTDGRLRLTSRTESDVTVSYPELAGLVDVVADGMLDGEVVAFANGKPDFGVLAERMHVKDARRAAALAQRFPVSYVVFDVLRLYGVPLLGRAFDERRHTLERIELGEPGAGPWQVPGVFDDGAALLEATKANGLEGIVSKRRSSVYRPGVRSRDWVKRAHRSTQTCVVGGWRPQTGTSSVVGALLVGLPDGAGRLTYLGRVGSGIGGNAARLLSGLLDPLARNDSPFADDVPAIDARGTHWVQPTVCVEVEHLGYGSGGRLRQPAWRGVRRDVRVEELVRES; from the coding sequence ATGCGCCCCATGCTCGCCACCCCTGCGCCCTCTGGCGCAACGCCGCCGGGGGGCGACGACTGGGTGCACGAGGTCAAGTGGGACGGGATGCGGGTCCTCGCGGACGTGACCGACGGACGGCTGCGGCTGACCTCGCGCACCGAGTCCGACGTCACGGTGTCGTACCCCGAGCTGGCCGGTCTGGTGGACGTGGTGGCCGACGGGATGCTGGACGGCGAGGTGGTGGCGTTCGCGAACGGCAAGCCGGACTTCGGGGTGCTGGCGGAGCGGATGCACGTGAAGGACGCCCGGCGGGCGGCCGCTCTGGCGCAACGGTTCCCGGTGTCCTACGTGGTGTTCGACGTGCTGCGGCTGTACGGGGTACCGCTGCTCGGACGCGCCTTCGACGAGCGCCGGCACACCTTGGAGCGGATCGAGCTCGGCGAGCCGGGGGCGGGGCCGTGGCAGGTCCCCGGCGTGTTCGACGACGGGGCCGCCCTGCTGGAGGCCACGAAGGCCAACGGGCTCGAGGGCATCGTCAGCAAACGACGCAGCTCCGTGTACCGCCCCGGAGTGCGCAGCCGGGACTGGGTCAAGCGCGCCCACCGCAGCACCCAGACCTGCGTGGTCGGCGGGTGGCGCCCGCAGACCGGGACGTCGTCGGTGGTGGGTGCGTTGCTGGTCGGGCTGCCGGACGGCGCGGGGCGGCTGACGTACCTGGGACGCGTAGGGTCCGGCATCGGCGGGAACGCGGCGAGACTGCTGTCCGGGCTGCTGGACCCGTTGGCCCGCAACGACTCCCCGTTCGCCGACGACGTCCCGGCCATCGACGCCCGCGGCACCCACTGGGTGCAGCCGACCGTCTGCGTGGAGGTCGAGCACCTCGGCTACGGCTCGGGTGGGCGGCTGCGGCAGCCGGCCTGGCGCGGCGTCCGGCGCGACGTCCGGGTGGAGGAGCTGGTCCGTGAGTCCTGA
- a CDS encoding dihydrofolate reductase family protein, translating to MRPLRYSINVTLDGCCHHEAGIPPDEESMRYWTAEMERADALLFGRVTYEMMESAWRRPATGTWPDWMTEWETPFAEAIDRTKKYVVSSRLSGVDWNAELVQGDLGEAVRRLKQEPGEGLSVGGVTLPLALADLGLIDEYEFLVQPVLAGNGPTLLAGLRERIQLELVHRHEFRSGAVALRYRPTQATA from the coding sequence ATGAGACCACTTCGCTACTCGATCAACGTCACCCTCGACGGCTGCTGCCATCACGAGGCAGGGATCCCGCCCGACGAGGAGTCGATGCGCTACTGGACCGCTGAGATGGAACGAGCCGACGCCCTGCTCTTCGGCCGGGTGACCTACGAGATGATGGAGTCGGCGTGGCGGCGGCCGGCCACGGGCACGTGGCCGGACTGGATGACCGAGTGGGAGACCCCCTTCGCCGAGGCCATCGACCGGACGAAGAAGTACGTCGTGTCGAGCAGGCTCAGCGGGGTCGACTGGAATGCCGAGCTGGTGCAAGGCGACCTCGGGGAAGCGGTTCGGCGGCTCAAGCAGGAGCCAGGCGAGGGACTGTCCGTGGGCGGCGTGACCCTCCCCCTCGCGTTGGCAGACCTGGGGCTGATCGACGAGTACGAGTTCCTCGTGCAGCCCGTCCTGGCCGGGAACGGGCCGACGTTGCTCGCCGGTCTGCGTGAACGCATCCAGCTCGAGCTCGTGCATCGCCATGAGTTCCGGTCAGGGGCGGTCGCCCTGCGATACCGGCCCACGCAGGCAACGGCTTGA
- the ligD gene encoding non-homologous end-joining DNA ligase, protein MSPDRSDAHQAQVEIDGRRLKLSNLDKVLYASTGTTKAEIIDYYAKVAPVMLPLLAHRPVSRFRWPNGVEAASFVEKAMPKGAPDWVATVTLDAPGSSRERITYPVVDGLPTLVWLANLAALELHVPQWTVGPRGGQRDPDRLVVDLDPGAPAGLPECAEVALLVRERLASDGLECVPVTSGSKGLQLYAPLSGEQDADVVREYARRLAESLASDHRSLVVSSMAKALRPKKVLLDWSQNHHAKTTICPYSLRGRPQPNAAAPRTWDEIEDGGSLKQLPYQEVLDRLDDLAPVTASLLVPGPRVPPS, encoded by the coding sequence GTGAGTCCTGACCGCAGCGACGCGCACCAGGCGCAGGTCGAGATCGACGGCCGCCGGCTGAAGCTGAGCAACCTGGACAAGGTGCTGTACGCCTCGACGGGCACCACCAAGGCGGAGATCATCGACTACTACGCCAAGGTCGCGCCGGTCATGCTGCCCCTGCTGGCCCACCGCCCGGTGAGCCGGTTCCGGTGGCCGAACGGGGTGGAGGCGGCGTCCTTCGTCGAGAAGGCGATGCCGAAGGGCGCGCCCGACTGGGTGGCGACCGTGACGCTCGACGCACCCGGGTCCTCGCGCGAGCGGATCACCTACCCCGTGGTCGACGGCCTGCCGACCCTGGTCTGGCTGGCCAACCTCGCGGCCCTGGAGCTGCACGTGCCGCAGTGGACCGTCGGCCCCCGTGGCGGCCAGCGCGACCCGGACCGGCTCGTCGTGGACCTCGACCCCGGCGCGCCCGCGGGACTGCCCGAGTGCGCCGAGGTCGCCCTCCTGGTCCGCGAACGGCTCGCCTCCGACGGCCTGGAGTGCGTCCCGGTGACCAGTGGCAGCAAGGGGCTCCAGCTGTACGCGCCGCTGTCCGGCGAGCAGGACGCCGACGTCGTCCGGGAGTACGCGCGGCGGCTGGCCGAGTCCCTGGCCTCGGACCACCGCAGCCTCGTCGTCTCGTCCATGGCGAAGGCGTTGCGCCCCAAGAAGGTCCTGCTCGACTGGAGCCAGAACCACCACGCGAAGACCACCATCTGCCCGTACTCCCTGCGCGGTCGCCCGCAGCCGAACGCCGCCGCCCCCCGCACCTGGGACGAGATCGAGGACGGCGGCTCCCTCAAGCAGCTGCCCTACCAGGAGGTCCTGGACCGCCTCGACGACCTCGCCCCCGTCACGGCAAGCCTCCTGGTGCCCGGGCCTCGCGTCCCTCCGTCCTGA